The following are encoded together in the Equus quagga isolate Etosha38 chromosome 1, UCLA_HA_Equagga_1.0, whole genome shotgun sequence genome:
- the TMEM89 gene encoding transmembrane protein 89: protein MESCRESLGCPGHLMGLGENYVYPVAGVTATTTMMLMIAHVVQRRWRLRATKFEHPQVTTDPPGLWKQRTPISDRTLLLGVLHVLDALLVHIEGHLQSLATQQRTQIKGTPTESG, encoded by the exons ATGGAGAGTTGCAGAGAAAGCCTGGGCTGTCCTGGCCATTTGATGGGCCTGGGGGAGAACTACGTCTACCCTGTGGCTGGGGTCACAGCCACCACTACCATGATGCTGATGATTGCCCATGTGGTGCAGCGGCGATGGCGTTTACGGGCCACTAAGTTTGAG CATCCACAGGTGACCACTGACCCCCCTGGACTCTGGAAACAGCGGACCCCGATCTCAGACCGCACCCTACTCCTCGGTGTCCTGCACGTGCTGGATGCCCTCCTGGTTCACATCGAGGGCCACCTGCAGTCTCTAGCCACCCAGCAGCGAACCCAAATAAAGGGGACTCCCACCGAGAGTGGGTGA